One stretch of Lacrimispora sphenoides DNA includes these proteins:
- a CDS encoding ATP-binding cassette domain-containing protein, which translates to MMLTVSQLSVKEKTGRLLLNEVSIKIMPGRVVGLTGHSGSGKTTLLRSVFGMLHRDCQISSGEILLNDKEISRLSQKEHRELCGKTISYIPQAPMTAFDSRLKIGCQIQETFRKRLKLDKTAASQLAKDMLSLVNLKDTHRILNAYPVELSGGMLQRVAAAILLGMSPDYILADEPTAALDEENRNLLLEVMRTQMRDKGILLVSHDVEALRGLCDTVYVLGAGTIIEQGSMEQLLSAPKTEWMKHFSGLNKKESRGEWKWEKL; encoded by the coding sequence ATGATGCTGACAGTCAGCCAATTAAGTGTAAAAGAAAAAACCGGCCGCCTTTTGCTAAATGAAGTGTCCATAAAAATAATGCCGGGGCGGGTGGTTGGGCTCACGGGACACAGCGGTTCAGGAAAAACCACATTATTGAGAAGTGTTTTCGGTATGCTCCATAGAGACTGTCAGATCAGCAGCGGTGAAATCTTATTGAATGACAAGGAGATATCCAGACTTTCACAGAAAGAGCATCGGGAACTGTGCGGAAAAACAATCTCCTATATCCCTCAGGCGCCTATGACCGCATTTGACAGCCGGCTGAAGATTGGCTGTCAAATACAAGAAACCTTCCGGAAACGGCTGAAGCTGGATAAAACGGCCGCCTCCCAGCTGGCAAAAGACATGCTTTCTTTGGTCAATTTAAAAGATACCCATAGGATTTTAAACGCGTATCCGGTAGAACTATCAGGAGGAATGCTTCAAAGGGTAGCAGCTGCGATCCTGCTTGGAATGTCGCCGGACTATATTCTTGCAGACGAACCAACGGCGGCTCTTGATGAAGAAAACCGCAATCTACTGTTAGAGGTAATGCGGACACAGATGCGGGATAAGGGGATTCTGCTAGTATCTCACGACGTGGAAGCGCTTCGGGGACTTTGCGATACCGTATATGTGCTTGGTGCCGGAACGATCATTGAGCAGGGCTCCATGGAGCAGTTGCTATCGGCGCCGAAGACAGAATGGATGAAGCATTTTTCAGGATTAAATAAAAAAGAAAGCAGGGGAGAGTGGAAGTGGGAGAAATTGTAA
- a CDS encoding nickel ABC transporter substrate-binding protein: MKNTCKKLISASLSCAFLALCLTGCSKNASATDNSPSGVPETQISDAGPGKVLTIVTAKELDNLTTLTMNKENNIACGLLYETLVSYENGNIIPALAEDWSWDKSSTVLTFRLRQGVTFTDGTAFHAESVKAILEFDRSNPNFSGIKGIHNIQKVEIVDEYTVAVHYDAPCFSYLNDFCFQNVAGMMSPNVFEAENFQTFKDFVGTGPYVRKEMISGDCTRFVRNENYWGEAPYYDEVVVKYIPEASSRLQALQTGEVDLIYGADLITYDDYNQGVTLKGIAGEINEGNTLTRNLVLNAAGSMLNDRKVREAVAYAVNKQEITQGLTYGYETPAAALFSKGAPYIDIANHTVREFDLDKANALLNEAGWTMNKNTGFREKDGKTLTLNYTYWTDLSLAKEMALAIKAQLAKAGIHVETTGQDQMTWWTEGVAGNYDITTWNTEGSYTEPHKYLQESLGADPHAVSLQALDEFEEYSAAVKLFSTTADPVVVKEAIAAALHISNDNGIDLPISYSKDLVLYNSAKVAGYTFTSVPQFFDINNVQPAR; encoded by the coding sequence ATGAAAAACACCTGTAAGAAACTCATCTCGGCATCCTTAAGCTGCGCGTTCCTGGCGCTTTGCCTGACCGGTTGCAGCAAGAATGCCTCTGCTACCGATAACAGTCCATCAGGGGTGCCAGAGACTCAAATCTCTGATGCAGGCCCCGGCAAGGTTCTAACCATAGTTACTGCAAAAGAGTTGGATAATTTAACCACCCTGACCATGAACAAAGAAAACAACATTGCCTGCGGGCTTTTATATGAAACGCTGGTAAGCTATGAGAACGGCAACATAATACCGGCACTGGCAGAGGACTGGAGCTGGGACAAATCGAGCACCGTCCTCACCTTCCGGCTCCGTCAGGGCGTTACATTCACTGACGGAACCGCTTTTCATGCAGAAAGCGTAAAAGCGATATTGGAATTTGACAGGTCTAATCCCAATTTCAGCGGGATTAAAGGAATTCATAACATTCAGAAGGTTGAGATCGTAGATGAATATACGGTTGCCGTTCATTATGACGCGCCCTGCTTCTCTTACTTAAATGACTTTTGCTTCCAGAACGTTGCAGGCATGATGTCCCCCAATGTGTTCGAGGCGGAAAATTTTCAGACCTTTAAAGATTTTGTAGGAACAGGCCCTTATGTGCGGAAGGAAATGATATCCGGAGACTGCACCCGGTTTGTGCGGAATGAAAATTATTGGGGCGAGGCTCCATACTACGATGAGGTTGTTGTCAAATACATTCCGGAGGCATCTTCCCGTCTCCAGGCTTTGCAGACCGGCGAAGTTGATTTGATTTATGGTGCGGACTTAATTACCTATGATGATTATAATCAGGGGGTTACACTAAAGGGCATTGCAGGAGAAATCAATGAGGGCAATACCCTTACCCGGAATCTGGTGTTAAATGCAGCCGGTTCTATGCTGAATGATAGGAAGGTACGGGAAGCCGTTGCCTATGCGGTCAACAAACAAGAAATTACCCAGGGCCTTACCTACGGCTATGAGACTCCGGCGGCTGCCCTGTTCAGCAAAGGCGCGCCTTATATCGACATTGCTAATCATACCGTAAGGGAATTTGATCTGGACAAGGCCAACGCCCTTCTTAATGAAGCCGGCTGGACAATGAATAAGAATACCGGTTTCCGGGAAAAAGACGGCAAGACCCTGACACTTAACTACACCTACTGGACAGACCTTTCTCTGGCAAAGGAAATGGCTCTTGCCATAAAAGCCCAGCTAGCCAAAGCAGGTATCCATGTGGAGACCACAGGCCAGGATCAGATGACCTGGTGGACGGAGGGTGTTGCCGGAAACTATGATATTACCACTTGGAATACGGAGGGCTCTTATACGGAACCTCATAAATACCTTCAGGAATCTCTTGGAGCGGATCCCCACGCCGTCTCCCTGCAGGCGCTGGATGAATTTGAGGAATATTCTGCTGCTGTCAAGCTGTTTTCCACTACGGCTGACCCGGTGGTTGTGAAAGAGGCAATCGCTGCAGCACTTCATATTTCCAATGACAATGGAATTGATCTGCCCATTTCCTACTCTAAGGATCTGGTTTTGTATAATTCTGCTAAGGTTGCAGGATATACTTTTACCAGTGTCCCCCAGTTCTTTGATATTAACAATGTGCAGCCTGCCCGGTAA
- a CDS encoding ABC transporter permease: MHMRKMMRLLSIAIPFLIIAFFFIGFLFAQNDPMDADLLNRYQKPGEGYPLGTDGLGRCILSRILYGGWTTLGIVLGGSLIVFFTGTVLGMMTSRVIMKENAFVDGLINAVTAIPPIAYLIVFIGAWGSGARTTLFALTVSYVLRYIKLVRTRTDMEMGKAYVMCGIAAGASKLRILTVHIFPNLIAEMIRFLCLSCADMILAITGFSFIGLGLGDNVVDWGSMILEARGALVLHPAMILYPIGAVILSTLCFNILGRRLTERGEA, from the coding sequence ATGCATATGCGAAAGATGATGCGCCTGCTTTCTATTGCGATTCCTTTCCTGATAATTGCTTTTTTCTTTATTGGATTCCTGTTTGCACAGAACGATCCAATGGATGCGGATCTTTTGAACAGGTATCAGAAACCAGGCGAGGGATATCCATTGGGGACCGATGGATTAGGCCGCTGTATATTATCGCGGATTCTCTATGGCGGCTGGACAACACTTGGAATTGTGCTTGGCGGTTCCCTGATCGTTTTTTTCACAGGAACTGTCCTTGGTATGATGACCAGCCGGGTAATTATGAAAGAGAATGCTTTCGTTGATGGCCTTATCAATGCGGTTACAGCAATTCCCCCGATTGCCTATTTGATTGTATTCATCGGTGCCTGGGGAAGCGGTGCGAGAACCACCCTGTTTGCATTGACGGTGTCTTATGTACTGCGTTACATAAAACTGGTTCGTACCCGTACTGATATGGAAATGGGAAAAGCCTATGTCATGTGCGGGATTGCAGCGGGAGCTTCTAAACTCAGAATATTGACTGTTCATATTTTCCCTAACCTGATTGCTGAGATGATCCGTTTCTTATGCCTGTCCTGCGCAGATATGATATTGGCGATTACAGGATTTTCCTTCATTGGATTGGGGCTGGGCGATAATGTGGTTGATTGGGGCAGCATGATTTTGGAGGCGCGTGGAGCGCTGGTTCTTCATCCTGCCATGATTTTGTATCCAATCGGTGCTGTGATCCTATCGACACTCTGTTTTAATATTCTGGGCAGACGATTGACGGAGAGGGGGGAGGCATGA
- a CDS encoding ATP-binding cassette domain-containing protein: MQKVNQVYHDDSLGDFHALSEISLRIEKGKNLAIEGESGSGKSTLARLLIGLVKPVSGKILMDGQDITRWNYGTWKSHRRKIQAVFQDTSGTLNPARSAFANVEEALVNLTDYNSGERKQRICDLMDAVHMDHKLLHTPVRQLSGGEQRRLSLLRAIAVQPDYLIMDEVTSGLDLISADAVLTLVENTAKLYCCSCIFITHSRKEAMRISDKIIIMQKGRIVEQGHRINQFKKERIL; this comes from the coding sequence ATGCAGAAGGTAAATCAGGTTTATCATGACGATTCCCTTGGGGATTTCCATGCATTATCCGAAATTAGCCTGCGGATTGAAAAAGGTAAAAATCTGGCAATAGAAGGAGAAAGCGGTTCCGGTAAAAGCACCTTGGCAAGACTGCTGATCGGTCTTGTAAAGCCCGTTTCCGGAAAAATCCTTATGGATGGGCAAGATATTACACGTTGGAACTATGGTACATGGAAAAGCCATCGAAGAAAGATACAAGCTGTGTTTCAGGATACCTCGGGCACATTAAATCCGGCAAGATCGGCCTTTGCCAATGTTGAAGAAGCACTGGTAAATCTGACGGACTATAACAGCGGGGAGCGAAAGCAGCGTATCTGCGATTTGATGGATGCGGTTCATATGGATCACAAACTGCTTCATACCCCTGTGCGTCAGCTCTCAGGCGGTGAACAGCGCCGCCTTTCGCTGCTTCGTGCCATTGCCGTCCAGCCGGATTACTTAATTATGGACGAAGTGACAAGCGGTCTAGATTTAATTTCGGCCGATGCCGTACTAACTTTAGTGGAGAACACTGCAAAGCTTTACTGTTGCTCCTGCATCTTTATTACCCATAGCCGGAAGGAAGCTATGCGGATTTCTGACAAGATCATAATCATGCAAAAAGGCAGGATTGTGGAACAGGGTCATCGAATCAATCAATTTAAAAAAGAAAGGATATTGTAA